The following proteins are encoded in a genomic region of Oncorhynchus keta strain PuntledgeMale-10-30-2019 chromosome 6, Oket_V2, whole genome shotgun sequence:
- the LOC118385290 gene encoding cip1-interacting zinc finger protein-like produces the protein MFNPHHHQHHQQHQQQQQFHHHLRQLQQLFQHQPPPPPPPQPQPPPSHHVPHHHQRGRAMAGPGPAPPPPPHMVNLAAQATIIAPNPMLQGALMMQQMQGSMRGFTASGQQFTQFFAAGARSSLLGPVPMGMSMKNPHMGFPARHYHPHTRYYNNNNDYASRYPDRKREQRAGGSTDNQPAASRTLPNDKTLKDGGVGGPGGQARPAVQPEPKEPALKKPRTEGAEETVEQPPETDGVLGAAVHQSPPDDNQLEDCFILEDGSTAGPEALEESRAAKVQSGVSAMPASEQLSGERQAFTPGLKDMAEGKAASGVLEGGQEEGKEGVDAANKFYCYICTITCHNQQDFQSHMNSLVHQQRMMEIQHMSSACLVTLMPRVQESLQGGCRDSSFRDGEKRPGLQRWCATCQIHYTSTVMDHRRTNEHKLTSRTSNPSCTVCKRHFRSPLLFLEHMQSQEHKQRVGELREEGGPAALAELVAMDEQGCFVDDGDEEGGEEDEEDGDQSSSHGKEGWPTQMEVALLEDIDEDEEYDPDTVYGSSFVVPVAGFLCRICQHFYHFESSARHSHCKSLKHFENLKKYRALRSQKDGTLEPTPVDGDAECDSNHSLPSEVLGSPALLPPTTALRPSQPCPQPQDNTPSASSLSQQHLATTSTPTTTSTKGTLGQATPEQQSLAGPEDKEEEPTLDLGPVTEDTEEEPVTGETEEEAAAQEEKLGDGNAKGGSKRRSGRTTQRR, from the exons ATgtttaacccacaccaccaccaacaccaccaacagCACCAACAACAGCAACAGTTTCACCATCATCTGCGGCAGCTTCAGCAACTGTTCCAGCACCAGCCCCCGCCGCCTCCTCCACCACAACCCCAACCCCCTCCATCGCACCATGTTCCACATCACCATCAAAGAGGACG GGCCATGGCTGGACCAGGCCctgctcctcctccacctccccataTGGTCAACCTGGCTGCCCAGGCCACCATCATTGCCCCCAACCCAATGTTACAAGGGGCTCTAATGATGCAGCAGATGCAAG GTAGCATGCGTGGCTTTACAGCGAGCGGGCAGCAGTTCACCCAGTTCTTTGCTGCGGGGGCCCGGTCCTCTCTCCTGGGGCCTGTACCCATGGGCATGTCCATGAAGAATCCCCACATGGGCTTCCCTGCCCGACACTACCATCCCCACACCcgctactacaacaacaacaat GACTATGCTTCACGGTACCCGGATAGAAAGAGGGAGCAGAGAGCCGGGGGGAGCACAGATAACCAACCTGCAGCCAGCAGGACCCTGCCCAATGACAAGACTCTCAAAG aTGGAGGAGTGGGAGGGCCAGGTGGACAGGCACGGCCCGCAGTGCAACCTGAGCCCAAGGAGCCAGCACTGAAGAAGCCGAGGACAGAGGG GGCAGAGGAGACTGTGGAGCAGCCTCCGGAGACAGATGGGGTCCTAGGTGCAGCAGTGCATCAAAGCCCACCAGATGACAACCAGCTTGAAG ACTGTTTCATTCTGGAGGATGGGAGCACGGCTGGTCCAGAGGCACTTGAGGAAAGCAGAGCAGCCAAG GTCCAGAGTGGTGTGTCGGCCATGCCAGCCTCTGAGCAGCTGAGTGGTGAGCGCCAGGCATTTACACCAGGCCTAAAGGACATGGCAGAGGGCAAGGCTGCCTCAGGGGTATTGGAAGGAGGGCAGGAAGAGGGCAAGGAGGGGGTTGATGCTGCAAACAAGTTCTATTGCTACATCTGCACTATCACCTGTCACAACCAGCAG GACTTCCAGAGTCACATGAACAGCCTGGTCCACCAGCAGAGGATGATGGAGATCCAACACATGTCCAGTGCCTGTCTGGTCACCTTGATGCCCCGCGTCCAGGAGTCACTGCAGGGAGGCTGCAGGGACAGCTCCTTCAGGGACGG agagaagagacccGGCCTGCAGCGTTGGTGTGCCACCTGCCAAATCCACTACACCAGTACAGTCATGGACCACCGCAGGACCAATGAGCACAAGCTGACCAGCCGCACCTCCAACCCCTCCTGTACTGTCTGCAAGAGGCACTTCAGGAGCCCACTCCTGTTCCTGGAGCACATGCAGTCCCAGGAGCACAAGCAGAGAGTTGGCGAG CTTCGGGAGGAGGGAGGGCCAGCGGCCTTAGCTGAACTGGTTGCCATGGACGAACAGGGCTGTTTTGTAGATGACGGAGATGAGGAGGGGGGGGAAGAGGACGAGGAAGATGGTGACCAAAGCAGCTCCCATGGAAAG GAGGGCTGGCCTACCCAGATGGAGGTGGCTTTACTGGAGGACATAGATGAAGATGAGGAATATGACCCTGACACGGTGTACG GTTCAAGCTTTGTGGTTCCCGTGGCTGGGTTCCTCTGTAGAATCTGCCAGCACTTCTACCATTTTGAGTCTTCAGCCCGCCACTCGCACTGCAAGTCACTCAAACACTTTGAGAACCTCAAG AAGTACAGGGCCTTGCGTAGCCAGAAGGATGGGACATTGGAACCTACTCCCGTGGACGGAGATGCAGAGTGTGACAGTAACCACAGCCTGCCTTCAGAGGTCCTCGGCAGCCCTGCCTTACTGCCGCCCACCACCGCGCTGAGGCCCTCTCAGCCCTGCCCTCAACCCCAGGACAACACTCCCTCAGCCTCATCTTTATCCCAGCAGCACCTCGCCACTACCAGCACCCCTACCACCACCAGCACGAAGGGGACCCTGGGCCAAGCCACCCCAGAGCAGCAAAGCCTCGCCGGGCctgaggacaaggaggaggagcCAACCCTAGACCTAGGACCAGTCACAGAAGACACAGAGGAGGAGCCAGTCACgggagagactgaagaggaggcAGCTGCCCAAGAGGAGAAGCTGGGCGACGGGAACGCGAAGGGGGGATCCAAAAGAAGGTCTGGGAGGACAACACAGAGACGTTGA
- the bbln gene encoding UPF0184 protein C9orf16 homolog isoform X1, protein MSGPNGDPNIPSDDGIIEDEDEFNEEGNTEYAAINTMLDQINSCLDDLEERNDSLNGKLHELLESNRQARQEFRGQLTTATPPGEEKLFPDQDSPATEGEKGGE, encoded by the exons ATGTCTGGACCAAATGGAGATCCTAACATCCCAAGTGACGATGGCATCATTGAGGATGAAGATGAATTCAACGAAGAAGGTAATACTG AGTATGCAGCCATCAACACTATGCTGGATCAGATCAACTCCTGCCTGGATGACCTGGAGGAACGCAACGACTCCCTGAATGGCAAACTACATGAACTGTTGGAGTCTAACCGGCAGGCCAGGCAGGAGTTCAGAGGTCAGCTGACCACTGCTACACCCCCAGGAGAGGAGAAATTGTTCCCAGACCAGGATTCTCCAGCCACTGAAGGGGAGAAGGGCGGAGAGTGA
- the bbln gene encoding UPF0184 protein C9orf16 homolog isoform X2 — MSGPNGDPNIPSDDGIIEDEDEFNEEEYAAINTMLDQINSCLDDLEERNDSLNGKLHELLESNRQARQEFRGQLTTATPPGEEKLFPDQDSPATEGEKGGE; from the exons ATGTCTGGACCAAATGGAGATCCTAACATCCCAAGTGACGATGGCATCATTGAGGATGAAGATGAATTCAACGAAGAAG AGTATGCAGCCATCAACACTATGCTGGATCAGATCAACTCCTGCCTGGATGACCTGGAGGAACGCAACGACTCCCTGAATGGCAAACTACATGAACTGTTGGAGTCTAACCGGCAGGCCAGGCAGGAGTTCAGAGGTCAGCTGACCACTGCTACACCCCCAGGAGAGGAGAAATTGTTCCCAGACCAGGATTCTCCAGCCACTGAAGGGGAGAAGGGCGGAGAGTGA